In a single window of the Osmerus eperlanus chromosome 4, fOsmEpe2.1, whole genome shotgun sequence genome:
- the LOC134018490 gene encoding sulfate transporter-like: protein MVAQGTKEFYVERDVLDEPCLDTRARKRTHSNKPPLRQRLKDSMRMNAPVVPDLSLFPDLIGDAFAIAVIGYAIVISLGKTFGLKHGYKVDSNQELVALGVSNSVGGFFQCYAVTSSMSRSMVQESTGGKTQVRHTQTHTLLHYIYMYSFSRRFYSKRLPRESFTKVHRSMIINKQATII from the exons ATGGTGGCGCAGGGGACTAAAGAGTTTTATGTGGAGAGAGACGTTCTGGATGAGCCTTGTCTGGACACGAGAGCCCGGAAGAGGACACACTCTAACAAACCCCCCCTGAGACAACGGTTAAAAGATTCCATGAG GATGAATGCCCCTGTGGTCCCTGATTTGAGTCTCTTCCCAGACTTAATAGGCGATGCGTTTGCCATAGCTGTCATTGGCTATGCCATTGTCATTTCCTTGGGCAAAACCTTTGGCCTCAAACATGGCTACAAGGTAGACAGTAACCAG GAATTGGTGGCTTTGGGTGTCAGTAACTCAGTCGGTGGGTTCTTCCAATGCTACGCTGTGACCTCCTCCATGTCCCGCAGTATGGTCCAGGAGAGCACAGGGGGAAAGACacaggtaagacacacacagacacatacactcttacattacatttacatgtattcatttagcagacgcttttattcaaagcgacttccaagagaaagctttacaaaagtgcataggtcaatgatcataaacaagcaagcaacaataatataa
- the LOC134018484 gene encoding solute carrier family 26 member 6-like, which yields MVAQGTKEFYVERDVLDEPCLDERARKRTHSNKPPLRQRLKDSMRCSVPRLKSIFLSYIPILSWLPQYPIRETIMGDIISGFSVGIMHLPQGMAYALLASLPPVTGLYSSFYPVLVYIIFGTSRHVSIGTFSVVSVMVGSVTERLAVNSKFMTYNGTNGTAVLDTVMQAAYRVQVASSLSLLVGIFQILLALVRFDFLATYLSVPLVGGYTTAAAIQVVLAQLKYIFGVEQPKFNGPLSQVYTFVNICSLLPKTNIGTLVTSLVTAPILIVVKELNDYYSKKLPLPIPIELIVVIGATIISYYTHLKENFHISVVGLIPSGMNAPVVPDLTLFPDLIGDAFAIAVVGYAVVISLGKTFGVKHGYKVDSNQELLSLGLSNSVGGFFQCYPISCSMARSLVQETTGGKTQVAGIFSCAFLLIIILKIGSLFEKLPKAVLSVIVFVNLKHMFEQFGDIPVLWRRNKIDLMVWVVTLVCTILLNLDLGLLASIVFALLTVIFRSQLPRYSVLGHVPGTELYLDMDTYEEAKKIAGITIFQSSTALYYANEEFYKTALEEKSGIDVKKMLTMKRQQDAVMEREKKKEEKKQKKMAKKLGLKDKSSGKDQPDDMQTDQGNGIPLSIIEVPTDGQDNWAFSRDSIISDTGTTVDMNQAAIPAVEEEDWRRLDTHTIILDFSTSNFADTVTVKTLKNIFRDFGELGVDMNIAGCQVCVMEQLETAGLFSESIPKSLLFPTIHDAVLHSLRLRGGTALHNYENHEYPPDMINGTKM from the exons ATGGTGGCGCAGGGGACTAAAGAGTTTTATGTGGAGAGAGACGTTCTGGATGAGCCTTGTCTGGACGAGAGAGCCCGGAAGAGGACACACTCTAACAAACCCCCCCTGAGACAACGGTTAAAAGATTCCATGAG ATGTTCAGTGCCCAGGTTGAAGAGCATTTTCCTGAGCTATATACCCATCCTGTCCTGGCTCCCCCAGTACCCCATCAGGGAGACTATCATGGGAGACATCATCTCGGGCTTCAGTGTGGGGATCATGCACCTGCCTCAGG GTATGGCCTACGCGCTTCTGGCATCCCTTCCTCCTGTGACTGGCCTGTACTCTTCCTTCTACCCTGTTCTGGTCTACATTATATTTGGCACCTCCAGACATGTGTCCAtag GTACATTTTCGGTGGTTAGTGTTATGGTTGGCAGTGTGACAGAAAGGTTGGCAGTAAACAGTAAGTTCATGACTTACAATGGGACCAATGGAACTGCGGTGTTAGATACAGTGATGCAGGCTGCCTACAGGGTACAGGTGGCATCCTCTCTCAGTCTGCTGGTGGGAATCTTCCAG ATTCTCCTAGCCTTGGTGAGGTTTGATTTTTTGGCAACATATCTTTCAGTGCCTTTGGTTGGTGGATACACAACTGCTGCAGCCATCCAAGTGGTCCTTGCACAGCTCAAATACATATTTGGGGTTGAACAACCTAAGTTTAATGGACCGCTCTCTCAAGTTTAT ACCTTTGTGAATATCTGTTCACTGCTCCCCAAGACTAATATAGGCACTCTTGTGACCAGCCTGGTGACAGCGCCCATTCTCATTGTGGTCAAGGAACTCAATGACTACTACAGCAAAAAGTTGCCTCTTCCCATTCCTATAGAACTTATAGTG GTCATTGGAGCAACAATTATATCATACTACACCCATCTTAAGGAGAACTTTCATATTAGCGTTGTGGGACTGATACCCAGCGG GATGAATGCCCCTGTGGTCCCTGATTTGACTCTCTTCCCAGACTTAATAGGCGATGCGTTTGCCATAGCTGTCGTTGGCTACGCCGTCGTCATTTCCTTGGGCAAAACATTTGGCGTCAAACATGGCTACAAGGTAGACAGTAACCAG GAGCTGCTGTCTCTGGGTCTCAGTAACTCAGTTGGGGGGTTCTTCCAGTGCTACCCCATCTCCTGCTCCATGGCCCGCAGTCTGGTCCAGGAGACCACCGGAGGAAAAACACAG GTTGCTGGGATATTCTCGTGCGCTTTTTTGCTGATTATCATTTTGAAAATAGGCTCACTGTTTGAGAAACTGCCCAAG GCTGTCCTGTCCGTCATTGTGTTTGTAAACCTAAAGCACATGTTTGAGCAGTTCGGAGACATTCCAGTTCTGTGGAGACGCAACAAGATTGATCTG ATGGTGTGGGTGGTAACTCTGGTGTGCACCATTCTATTAAACCTGGATTTGGGCCTGCTCGCCTCCATCGTCTTTGCCCTGCTCACTGTCATCTTCAGGAGCCAACT GCCGAGGTACTCTGTCCTGGGCCACGTCCCCGGGACAGAGCTGTACCTGGACATGGACACCtatgaggaa GCTAAAAAGATAGCAGGCATCACCATCTTCCAATCATCCACCGCCCTCTACTATGCTAATGAAGAATTCTACAAGACGGCCCTGGAAGAGAAG AGCGGGATTGACGTCAAGAAGATGCTGACCATGAAGAGGCAGCAGGATGCAGTGATGGAGcgtgagaaaaagaaagaggaaaagaaacaaaagaaaATGGCCAAGAAACTG GGCTTGAAGGACAAGTCCAGTGGCAAAGACCAGCCTGACGACATGCAAACAGACCAGGGGAACGGAATACCCCTGTCCATTATCGAGGTACCCACCGACGGGCAGGACAACTGGGCTTTCAGTAGAGACAGCATTATCTCAGACACTGGGACCACCGTGGACATGAACCAGGCGGCCATCCCTGCAGTAGAAGAAGAGGATTGGCggagactggacacacacaccatcatactGGACTTCTCCACATCCAACTTTGCAGACACTGTCACAGTGAAAACATTGAAAAAC ATATTCAGAGATTTTGGAGAGCTTGGCGTTGACATGAATATAGCAGGTTGCCAAG TTTGCGTAATGGAGCAGTTGGAAACTGCAGGCTTGTTTTCTGAGTCCATTCCCAAGAGTCTCCTCTTCCCCACCATTCACGACGCTGTGTTACACAGCCTCAGACTGAGGGGGGGAACGGCCTTGCACAACTATGAGAACCACGAGTATCCACCA GATATGATTAATGGGACCAAGATGTGA